A genomic segment from uncultured Desulfuromonas sp. encodes:
- the deoC gene encoding deoxyribose-phosphate aldolase — MEFPSPAALIDHTLLAPTACAAAFEQLCEEAVEFGCASVCVPPSRLTLVADLLHGSDVAVGTVIGFPLGYETTACKVMQAAEACNLGAQEIDMVIHGGWAQEGHLSRIEQEIAEINRACEGRTLKVIIECCYLTDEQKRRLTEAVLGGGAAYVKTSTGFGPSGATVADVKLLAEVVQGKIGVKAAGGIRDYATFQAMVDAGASRIGCSATATIVDQWLKCLEK, encoded by the coding sequence ATGGAATTCCCCAGCCCCGCAGCATTGATTGATCACACCTTGTTGGCGCCGACAGCCTGTGCCGCCGCTTTCGAACAGCTCTGTGAAGAGGCTGTTGAATTCGGCTGTGCCTCCGTCTGTGTCCCGCCATCTCGTCTGACACTGGTGGCAGATCTGCTGCATGGAAGTGACGTGGCTGTCGGCACCGTGATCGGTTTTCCTCTCGGCTATGAAACCACGGCGTGTAAAGTGATGCAGGCGGCAGAAGCCTGTAACCTTGGCGCGCAGGAAATCGATATGGTGATTCATGGTGGTTGGGCTCAAGAGGGCCACTTGAGCCGAATTGAACAGGAGATCGCTGAGATCAACCGGGCCTGTGAAGGGCGTACCCTTAAGGTGATTATAGAGTGTTGCTATCTGACGGACGAGCAGAAGCGTCGCTTGACCGAGGCAGTATTGGGTGGCGGAGCCGCCTACGTAAAAACCTCAACGGGATTTGGACCCAGTGGTGCAACGGTCGCAGATGTTAAGCTGCTCGCCGAGGTGGTCCAAGGAAAGATCGGCGTGAAAGCGGCCGGTGGTATTCGAGATTATGCGACCTTTCAAGCCATGGTCGATGCCGGTGCCAGCCGCATCGGTTGTAGTGCCACGGCAACGATTGTCGATCAGTGGTTGAAGTGTCTGGAAAAGTAA
- a CDS encoding MucR family transcriptional regulator: MSKLLEMAVEIVSAHASTTTMTKEDLVAELAEIHNTLKAMESGEEVAQQEEQEQQPAISMKKAFGKDKVYCMICGKGMTTLGRHLRMVHGMTPAEYRKQFAIPRTQPLAAKAYSEQRKKMAIERGLGEKLAQARAAKKK, translated from the coding sequence ATGTCAAAACTTCTGGAAATGGCTGTAGAAATTGTTTCTGCTCACGCATCAACCACCACAATGACGAAAGAAGATCTGGTCGCCGAGCTGGCTGAAATCCACAATACGCTCAAGGCCATGGAGTCAGGTGAAGAGGTTGCCCAACAGGAAGAGCAGGAGCAACAACCAGCGATTTCAATGAAAAAGGCATTCGGCAAGGATAAAGTCTATTGCATGATCTGCGGCAAAGGGATGACGACACTGGGTCGCCACCTGCGCATGGTACACGGCATGACTCCGGCGGAATACCGCAAGCAATTTGCGATCCCCCGCACCCAGCCTCTTGCCGCCAAAGCCTATTCTGAGCAACGCAAGAAGATGGCCATTGAACGCGGCCTTGGCGAAAAGCTTGCTCAAGCACGGGCAGCCAAGAAAAAATAG
- a CDS encoding phosphopentomutase, whose protein sequence is MFKRVLLIVLDGVGCGALPDAGSYGDHEANTLAHVAACDGALSLPTLQRLGLGNIVSMKGVPPADSPEAAWGRMAEQSAGKDSTTGHWEIAGAILKQPFRIFPEAFPPAIIQAFTELAGVEPLGNVIASGTEILVELGEEHLRTGRPIVYTSSDSVFQIAAHESLWPPEKLYELCRGMREVLNDWQVGRVIARPFVGDRAETFKRTERRHDFSMQPPPMILDGLAERDVEVIAVGKILDIFCGRGIRRHYASKDNADGMNKIGEAMQHHRQGLIFANLIDYDMLYGHRCDVEGFARALERFDQWLADFLPQLAADDLLLITADHGCDPTTPGTDHTREYVPLLAWHPSMQPGLSLGERRTFADVAATLGENYSITMDVGDSFLSALTGD, encoded by the coding sequence ATGTTTAAGCGGGTTTTGCTGATCGTTCTCGACGGTGTAGGGTGTGGCGCCCTGCCTGATGCTGGATCTTATGGTGATCATGAGGCCAATACGTTGGCCCATGTTGCGGCCTGTGATGGAGCGTTGTCGTTACCGACGCTGCAACGCCTCGGCTTGGGGAATATTGTTTCAATGAAAGGTGTCCCTCCGGCGGATTCTCCTGAAGCCGCATGGGGACGCATGGCCGAGCAGAGTGCCGGGAAAGACAGTACCACCGGTCATTGGGAAATCGCCGGAGCAATTTTGAAGCAGCCGTTCAGGATATTCCCCGAGGCGTTTCCCCCAGCGATTATCCAGGCTTTTACTGAGCTCGCCGGCGTCGAGCCACTGGGTAATGTCATCGCCAGCGGCACGGAGATCCTCGTTGAACTGGGCGAAGAACATCTGCGTACGGGGCGGCCCATTGTCTATACCAGTAGCGATTCGGTCTTTCAGATTGCCGCCCATGAATCCCTCTGGCCGCCGGAAAAACTCTATGAGCTGTGTCGCGGCATGCGCGAAGTCCTCAATGACTGGCAGGTGGGGCGTGTGATTGCCCGGCCGTTTGTCGGTGACCGGGCGGAGACGTTTAAACGCACGGAGCGACGACATGATTTTTCCATGCAGCCACCACCCATGATCCTTGATGGGCTGGCCGAGCGGGATGTCGAGGTGATTGCTGTCGGCAAGATTCTCGATATTTTTTGTGGACGCGGCATCCGCCGCCATTATGCCAGCAAAGATAATGCGGATGGCATGAACAAGATCGGCGAGGCAATGCAACATCATAGACAAGGACTGATTTTTGCCAATCTGATTGACTATGATATGCTCTACGGGCATCGCTGTGACGTTGAAGGTTTTGCCCGCGCGTTGGAGCGCTTTGATCAGTGGTTGGCGGACTTTCTTCCTCAGCTGGCGGCCGATGACCTGCTGCTGATTACCGCTGATCATGGTTGTGATCCGACCACGCCGGGAACAGACCACACCCGCGAGTATGTGCCGTTGCTGGCGTGGCATCCCTCTATGCAGCCGGGGCTGTCACTCGGAGAGCGTCGCACCTTTGCTGATGTCGCTGCAACCCTGGGTGAAAATTATTCCATCACGATGGATGTCGGTGACAGCTTTTTGTCCGCATTAACGGGTGACTGA
- the argJ gene encoding bifunctional glutamate N-acetyltransferase/amino-acid acetyltransferase ArgJ has translation MTVPVVQGFSFSVAEAAIKAPGRKDCALIFSDIPAQCAGVFTRNKVIAAPLIVTKPRIADGLCQAVLINSGNANACTGEAGLQVARTSGAEVAKALSIDETLVAVSSTGVIGVPLPVERLTAAVPALCQGLAADKASAVAEAIMTTDSFSKTSCRTLEVNGMTCQVVALAKGAGMIHPNMATMLGFVMTDAAVSLELLQPTLTKAVDNSFNSITVDGDTSTNDMVLLLANGVAGNETIQPGSREADLFAQAVADVLLDLAKMIVRDGEGATKLVHIELCGANSDVEAKIAARSVATSSLVKTAFFGEDANWGRIIAAVGYSGVDVDPDKIDIFFDEVQVVAEGLTTGPEKEALATEVLKKPEFRVTVDLHLGQGRAHYYTSDLTYDYVKINADYRT, from the coding sequence ATGACTGTTCCCGTTGTACAAGGCTTTAGCTTTTCCGTTGCCGAGGCAGCGATTAAAGCGCCCGGGCGCAAAGACTGTGCCCTGATTTTTTCCGACATTCCCGCCCAATGTGCCGGAGTGTTTACCCGTAACAAAGTGATTGCTGCGCCGCTGATCGTCACCAAACCGCGCATTGCCGATGGTCTGTGCCAGGCGGTGCTGATTAACAGTGGCAATGCCAATGCCTGTACCGGTGAAGCCGGTTTGCAGGTCGCGCGGACCAGTGGTGCCGAAGTCGCCAAGGCCCTGTCCATTGATGAAACGCTGGTGGCGGTTTCTTCGACCGGGGTGATTGGTGTGCCGTTGCCGGTGGAGCGCTTGACCGCAGCTGTGCCCGCATTATGCCAGGGGTTGGCTGCAGACAAGGCCTCAGCGGTAGCCGAAGCGATCATGACCACCGACAGCTTCAGCAAAACGTCGTGCCGTACTCTTGAGGTGAATGGCATGACCTGTCAGGTTGTCGCTCTGGCTAAAGGTGCCGGCATGATTCACCCGAATATGGCCACCATGCTTGGTTTTGTCATGACCGATGCCGCTGTGTCTCTGGAGTTATTGCAGCCGACATTGACCAAAGCCGTAGATAACTCGTTTAACTCCATTACCGTCGACGGTGATACCTCGACCAATGATATGGTGCTGCTGTTGGCCAATGGTGTTGCCGGAAATGAAACGATTCAGCCCGGCAGCCGTGAGGCGGACCTTTTTGCCCAGGCTGTTGCCGATGTGTTGCTGGATCTGGCGAAAATGATCGTCCGTGATGGTGAAGGCGCCACGAAGCTGGTCCATATTGAACTCTGTGGTGCCAACAGTGATGTCGAAGCCAAGATTGCCGCCCGCAGTGTGGCGACCTCCAGTCTGGTGAAGACGGCTTTTTTTGGTGAAGATGCCAACTGGGGGCGGATTATTGCTGCTGTCGGGTATTCGGGCGTTGATGTTGATCCGGATAAAATCGACATCTTTTTCGATGAGGTTCAGGTCGTGGCCGAGGGTCTGACCACCGGACCTGAAAAGGAAGCTCTGGCGACAGAGGTCCTGAAAAAACCTGAGTTTCGCGTGACGGTTGATCTGCACCTGGGCCAGGGGCGCGCGCATTATTACACCTCGGATTTGACCTACGATTATGTCAAGATCAATGCCGATTATCGGACTTGA
- the secA gene encoding preprotein translocase subunit SecA, giving the protein MIRALSKKIFGSQNDRELKRLRKIVEQVNALEEQIEPLDDAALRAKTDEFKQRLSQGETLDDLLPEAFAVVREAAKRVLGMRHFDVQLIGGMVLHSGKIAEMKTGEGKTLVATLPTYLNALSGRGVHVITVNDYLAKRDSDWMGQVHRFLGLTVGCIIHGISDEERKAAYASDVTYGTNNEFGFDYLRDNMKFELSQYVQRELNFAIVDEVDSILIDEARTPLIISGPSEASSELYYRVNAIIPRLKKGEVIEHRDGKVGPSHKEFTGDYTVDEKAKTAALTEDGVATVEKMLGVDNLYDPRHIELLHHVNQALKAHALFKNEVDYVVKDGEVMIVDEFTGRLMPGRRWSDGLHQAVEAKEGVKIESENQTLATITFQNYFRMYDKLAGMTGTADTEAVEFNEIYKLSVVVIPTNRPNQRTDYADVIYKTEQEKFNAVIEDIRACHQSGQPVLVGTISIENSERLAAQLKKSGVPHNVLNAKHHEKEAEIVAQAGRLGSVTIATNMAGRGTDIVLGGNADMLAKAVVNGDTEDERYEELLKKFTEECAAEKQKVLEAGGLYILGTERHESRRIDNQLRGRSGRQGDPGASRFYLSLEDDLLRIFGSHRVAFIMDKLKIPENEPIEHGMISRAIENAQKKVEGHNFDIRKHLIEYDDVMNRQREVIYEQRREVLAGENIRGTYNAIIEEMVEDIVATFCPEKVSPSDWNVSNLVDDFISQFNFQPELPDLEDKPNTEELTESLKKQVFKRLIDKENEFTPAVLEHLMTVLLLQVIDSQWKDHLLSIDHLKEGIGLRGYGQKNPKEEYKREAYNLFMQMMGRIRQEVLQKLFMIQLVQQDDVDRMEEEQKKRKVVMNRSDEADKPAQPVKRDEDKVGRNDPCPCGSGQKYKKCCGR; this is encoded by the coding sequence ATGATCCGTGCCCTCTCAAAGAAGATTTTTGGCAGTCAAAATGACCGAGAACTGAAGCGGTTGCGTAAAATTGTCGAGCAGGTCAATGCGCTTGAAGAGCAGATTGAACCGCTGGACGATGCTGCGTTGCGCGCGAAAACCGATGAATTTAAACAACGTCTGAGCCAGGGTGAAACCCTGGATGATTTACTTCCCGAAGCGTTTGCCGTGGTGCGTGAAGCGGCCAAGCGGGTGTTGGGGATGCGTCACTTTGATGTCCAGTTGATCGGTGGCATGGTTCTGCACAGCGGCAAGATTGCTGAAATGAAAACCGGTGAGGGTAAAACCCTGGTGGCAACACTGCCGACCTACCTCAACGCCCTGAGTGGTCGAGGCGTGCATGTGATCACCGTCAACGACTATCTGGCCAAACGTGACTCCGACTGGATGGGCCAGGTCCATCGTTTTCTTGGTCTGACTGTCGGCTGTATCATCCACGGCATTTCCGATGAGGAGCGCAAGGCGGCTTATGCCTCCGATGTCACCTACGGCACCAACAACGAATTTGGCTTTGACTACCTGCGTGACAACATGAAGTTCGAGCTGAGTCAGTATGTGCAGCGTGAACTTAATTTTGCCATTGTCGACGAGGTTGACTCCATCCTGATTGACGAAGCGCGGACACCGTTGATTATCTCCGGCCCGAGTGAGGCGTCCAGTGAGCTTTATTATCGGGTGAACGCGATTATTCCCCGCCTGAAAAAAGGGGAAGTGATTGAACACCGCGACGGTAAAGTCGGCCCGAGTCACAAGGAGTTCACCGGTGATTATACGGTAGATGAAAAAGCCAAAACTGCGGCCTTGACGGAAGACGGCGTCGCAACTGTTGAAAAAATGCTGGGTGTCGATAATCTCTATGATCCACGCCATATTGAGTTGCTGCACCATGTCAATCAGGCGCTCAAGGCGCACGCATTGTTCAAGAACGAAGTGGATTACGTCGTCAAGGACGGCGAGGTTATGATCGTTGACGAATTCACCGGTCGTCTGATGCCGGGACGGCGCTGGAGTGACGGTCTGCACCAAGCTGTGGAAGCCAAGGAAGGGGTGAAGATCGAAAGCGAAAACCAGACGCTGGCGACCATCACCTTCCAGAACTACTTCCGCATGTATGACAAGCTGGCCGGTATGACCGGTACCGCTGACACGGAAGCGGTAGAGTTTAACGAGATCTACAAACTCAGTGTGGTGGTGATCCCGACCAACCGTCCCAATCAGCGTACCGACTACGCCGATGTGATTTATAAGACGGAACAGGAAAAATTCAATGCGGTTATTGAGGATATCCGTGCCTGTCACCAAAGTGGCCAGCCGGTGCTGGTAGGTACTATCTCCATTGAAAATTCCGAGCGTTTGGCGGCTCAGTTGAAAAAATCCGGAGTGCCGCACAACGTGCTCAATGCCAAGCATCACGAAAAAGAAGCCGAGATTGTGGCCCAGGCCGGACGCCTCGGTTCGGTGACGATTGCTACCAATATGGCCGGTCGTGGTACCGACATCGTGCTCGGTGGTAATGCCGACATGCTGGCGAAAGCGGTGGTCAATGGTGACACTGAGGACGAGCGTTATGAAGAACTGCTGAAAAAATTTACTGAGGAGTGCGCTGCCGAAAAGCAGAAGGTGCTTGAAGCCGGTGGTCTATACATTCTCGGTACTGAGCGCCATGAATCACGCCGTATCGACAACCAGCTGCGTGGTCGTTCCGGTCGTCAGGGTGATCCGGGTGCCAGCCGTTTCTACCTGAGTCTTGAAGATGACCTGCTGCGCATTTTCGGTAGCCATCGGGTGGCGTTTATCATGGACAAGCTCAAGATCCCTGAAAACGAACCCATTGAACACGGCATGATTTCACGGGCCATCGAAAACGCCCAGAAGAAGGTGGAAGGGCACAACTTCGATATTCGTAAGCATCTGATCGAATACGATGACGTCATGAACCGTCAGCGTGAGGTGATTTACGAACAACGCCGTGAGGTGCTGGCCGGGGAGAATATTCGTGGCACCTATAACGCCATCATTGAAGAGATGGTGGAAGATATTGTTGCCACATTCTGCCCGGAAAAAGTGTCACCCTCTGATTGGAATGTGTCGAATCTGGTTGATGATTTCATCTCCCAGTTCAACTTCCAACCGGAATTGCCTGATCTTGAGGATAAACCCAACACCGAGGAGTTGACGGAGTCGTTGAAGAAACAGGTGTTCAAACGCCTGATCGACAAAGAAAATGAGTTTACTCCAGCAGTGCTTGAGCATCTCATGACGGTCTTGCTGTTGCAGGTGATCGACAGCCAGTGGAAAGACCACCTGTTGTCCATTGACCACCTTAAAGAGGGGATCGGCCTGCGTGGTTACGGCCAGAAAAACCCCAAAGAGGAATACAAACGCGAGGCTTACAACCTGTTCATGCAGATGATGGGTCGTATTCGTCAGGAAGTGCTGCAGAAACTGTTCATGATCCAACTCGTTCAGCAGGACGATGTGGATCGCATGGAAGAGGAGCAGAAGAAGCGTAAGGTGGTCATGAATCGCAGCGATGAGGCGGATAAGCCCGCCCAGCCGGTGAAACGCGATGAAGACAAGGTGGGCCGCAATGATCCCTGCCCCTGCGGCAGCGGTCAAAAATACAAGAAATGCTGCGGGCGTTAA
- a CDS encoding DUF2914 domain-containing protein, with protein MLKIKTIVLALMLTLLGGTGCLALEVVDASITTRIVNREPLDSLNTVPAGIDELYCFTRVSGATDDTWITHVWYCEDQELARVRLPVRSSNWRTWSSKQILPQWKGAWRVEVFDENGEAILIVPFSIF; from the coding sequence ATGTTGAAGATAAAGACGATTGTTCTGGCCCTGATGTTGACCTTGCTTGGTGGCACCGGTTGTCTGGCTCTGGAGGTCGTTGATGCCTCCATTACCACCCGGATCGTCAATCGGGAACCGCTCGATTCGTTGAATACGGTACCGGCGGGCATCGATGAACTGTATTGTTTTACCCGTGTCAGCGGTGCAACCGATGATACCTGGATTACGCATGTCTGGTATTGTGAAGATCAGGAACTGGCCCGGGTTCGCTTGCCGGTCCGCTCTTCGAACTGGCGCACCTGGTCGTCAAAACAGATTCTGCCTCAGTGGAAAGGGGCGTGGCGCGTTGAAGTCTTTGATGAGAACGGAGAGGCCATTCTTATCGTGCCGTTTTCAATTTTTTAG
- a CDS encoding deoxyguanosinetriphosphate triphosphohydrolase, whose product MIEQREKDTLSPFACCSVDSLGREIEEKACPIRTCFQHDRDRILHCKSFRRLKHKTQVFLSPEGDHYRTRLTHTLEVSQIARTVARALSLNEDLTEAITLGHDLGHTPFGHAGERVLNSLLPSGFHHVRQSVRVVETLEKNGRGLNLTAEVRDGILCHSKGTGPVMACCDGGRAKTLEGQIVRFADIIAYVNHDLDDALRGGVITRDDVPETLLKKLGVRHSQRINAMVSDMIEASQGQGMIEIRLSDAMLEQVTQLRDWLFDHVYRVPSVHEDFNKAAHVIKELFEFFRENPQRMQQYGAVCLPGDPLEVSVTDFIAGMTDRYAMKLYQEIFLPRPWATL is encoded by the coding sequence ATGATTGAACAGCGTGAGAAGGATACGCTGTCGCCGTTTGCCTGTTGCAGTGTCGATAGTCTCGGTCGTGAGATTGAAGAAAAAGCATGTCCGATCCGAACATGTTTTCAGCATGACCGCGATCGAATCTTACATTGCAAATCGTTTCGCCGTTTAAAACATAAGACCCAGGTTTTTTTATCACCCGAAGGGGATCATTATCGGACCCGTCTGACCCATACCCTTGAAGTTTCACAAATTGCTCGTACTGTTGCCCGTGCCTTGTCGCTCAATGAAGATCTGACCGAGGCCATTACCTTAGGCCACGATCTGGGACACACGCCTTTCGGCCATGCTGGCGAGCGGGTGTTGAATTCCCTGTTGCCGAGCGGTTTTCATCATGTGCGACAAAGTGTACGGGTCGTGGAAACGTTGGAGAAAAACGGGCGTGGTCTGAACCTGACTGCCGAGGTCCGTGACGGGATTCTGTGTCACTCCAAAGGCACCGGCCCCGTGATGGCCTGTTGCGATGGGGGGAGGGCCAAAACGCTTGAGGGACAGATTGTCCGTTTTGCCGACATCATTGCCTATGTCAATCATGATCTTGATGATGCGCTTCGTGGTGGCGTCATCACCCGAGACGATGTGCCTGAGACGCTGCTGAAGAAGCTTGGAGTCCGTCATTCGCAACGGATCAATGCCATGGTGTCGGATATGATTGAGGCCTCCCAGGGTCAGGGAATGATCGAAATTCGTCTGTCTGATGCCATGCTTGAACAGGTGACCCAATTACGCGACTGGCTTTTTGACCATGTCTATCGGGTACCCAGCGTGCATGAGGATTTCAACAAAGCGGCACACGTCATTAAGGAACTCTTTGAATTCTTTAGAGAAAACCCGCAACGCATGCAACAGTACGGCGCTGTCTGTCTGCCCGGTGATCCGCTGGAGGTCAGTGTTACTGACTTCATCGCCGGCATGACGGACCGTTACGCCATGAAGCTGTATCAGGAGATCTTTCTCCCCCGGCCATGGGCGACGCTGTAA